In the genome of bacterium, one region contains:
- a CDS encoding protein kinase, which yields MSCTPRTLLTKNRPPWTILLLAVALAAPLVAQQPLTELYRQDTKLEQPNTIAAGNLFDTARPEIVATDVRGHIKVFDSLTGEEFKALSRTVDGNVALTGPVLGDFLGRNTLDIAVGTTDGRVIYFDGSTLDVIAEAKISDRSFALLPTVTLMPPQDDPARQREGLVMIDEGGLIHGVVVTDDRNVEDYWEPINSGSRGAAPASVGTVRQPVANDIVFPTSDNNVIIIDPRMGTHEKIYVRETQSIMTTPLLIDINQDGHDDMVLTFDNGDIWALRYTDRNKLEKLWEYFSNNPPVGEPTLVGTIGVPLSQQLIFYPGRTLEAINPVTGLRKTEGDTKSFGGINTPLALIPSEMGYPSVAMGIGQVVRVVDTETWFTQAAPALRYPEVSVGDRLNGTPLVVTVEDDQGEFTKMLVIGMTESGRLVGIPTPETPLELTTTPWMTRGGSSRHNPRFDQEYFQRHFSREIALEELHQKTLDDLDAAMQAGNYDDALVSAEWLAEFNPANSEYQSKHREIWIRRNMIMLALAGLLALAVVGLVAYFVIGFLLVRRLERRARAAVTKAKWDEAMVMYERLRTKKPKNPKIIATLALVYTSRSNYEPKTIEVYQKALAQDPDNKNLLHAYARALLKDHRYTKEAHDVYEKALKSFSEPPLLEYALGLCLKNEGKLEQAGKRLRAALRGGLAKDEVYAALCDVYLEMGVHSAKALPVYKQQFNNRQEDARFLQAYLQSCMDAKQTDSQVETLCHMVLDLDPKFVPAYCHLAAIYLQKNEIGRAIEEVNRANEVDPTSEQAIALLAHCYMLQARSDEQALAAFRKALKMNPNDSEMLRMVAEIYQNEGRYDAEAVDIYHRSHEENPDDAPTLKALAETARLTNNHDLAIRSIEALIHQGQGNPELNAQLAYAYIAEGIYETRAERIYREALKAKPDDTKLLGALARVLMSENRDDPEAIPIYERHLHAQRDDKEIGTQLVRAYNRNNRYDDALKLAQYLLKKAPNDEELNRLVALSSLHGNKIEEAVAEYQNILKRNPNDKEAQVHLALAYAQKGKYDEEAGGVIRQALAVQPENAELHLAMARICVEGKDAPKAVEHYQHALKARPGSEDQLIRHINAVLAAHPEAARVRWFLCEVLVAYGHFRDALDQLATIYESNPNHVKNILKALDKILAKDPKNVAALVQKGRMLIATNDTKSARATLEQAYQLQPGSPDVTRVLCEVYEAALKANEDMEVRFKLGRIYFSSQEYDKAIGCFQKTAQDYRWEAESTKMLGKCFTAKGMLDLALQEYKKLVVDDETKELLYDLAQRYEAKKDLVGAKTVYRQLFAADIDYKDVKTRFEMLSGSTSDPMAFEKTSIVQQMSEDAKRRYELLDELGRGAMGIVYRARDKELEEVVALKILPDSMSNNPEAVHRFKVEARNARKLSHPNIVRIHDIGEEMGRKYISMEYVDGSDLKKRIKSGKKMEPKEIYHYAIQIADALAYAHRLGIVHRDIKPANIMLTTADEIKVTDFGIAKMLDSTGEGTMVGAVIGTPLYMSPEQVQGIPVDNRADIYSYGVMLYEFVNSKPPFIEGDLAYQHMHRDPDRPENCSDELWAIIAKCLAKDKDDRWANADEIVEALRDARKASSAV from the coding sequence ATGAGCTGCACCCCCCGAACTCTCCTAACGAAGAACCGCCCGCCCTGGACGATTCTGCTGCTGGCTGTTGCACTGGCGGCCCCTCTGGTCGCCCAGCAGCCCCTCACCGAGCTCTATCGCCAAGACACGAAGCTCGAGCAGCCGAACACCATCGCTGCGGGCAATCTGTTCGACACCGCTCGGCCAGAGATCGTCGCCACAGACGTTCGCGGTCACATCAAGGTGTTCGATTCCCTGACGGGAGAGGAATTCAAAGCGCTGTCTCGCACCGTGGATGGCAATGTGGCACTGACCGGACCGGTTCTGGGAGATTTCCTGGGCAGGAATACGCTGGATATTGCCGTCGGAACAACCGATGGCCGAGTCATCTACTTCGATGGAAGTACCCTCGATGTCATTGCAGAGGCGAAGATCTCCGACAGGTCATTCGCGCTGCTTCCGACCGTGACCTTGATGCCACCGCAGGACGATCCCGCGCGCCAGCGCGAGGGGCTTGTCATGATCGACGAGGGCGGATTGATCCACGGTGTTGTGGTGACCGACGATCGCAACGTTGAAGACTACTGGGAGCCGATCAACTCGGGCAGCCGTGGCGCGGCGCCGGCATCCGTCGGCACCGTGCGTCAGCCGGTCGCGAACGATATCGTCTTCCCAACCAGCGACAACAATGTGATCATCATCGATCCGCGTATGGGCACGCACGAGAAGATCTACGTCCGCGAAACGCAGAGCATCATGACGACCCCGCTGCTGATCGATATCAATCAGGACGGGCACGACGACATGGTCCTGACGTTCGACAATGGGGACATCTGGGCGCTGCGCTACACCGATCGGAACAAGTTGGAGAAACTGTGGGAGTATTTCTCCAACAACCCGCCCGTGGGTGAACCCACACTCGTCGGGACAATCGGCGTTCCGCTCTCTCAGCAACTGATTTTCTATCCTGGCCGCACGCTCGAGGCGATCAACCCGGTCACCGGCTTGCGCAAGACCGAGGGAGACACAAAGAGCTTTGGCGGAATCAACACGCCGCTGGCATTGATTCCGAGCGAGATGGGCTATCCCTCGGTGGCTATGGGGATCGGCCAGGTCGTTCGCGTTGTCGATACGGAGACCTGGTTCACGCAAGCGGCCCCTGCGTTGCGCTATCCGGAAGTCAGCGTCGGTGATCGGCTGAACGGCACACCGCTGGTCGTCACAGTCGAGGACGATCAGGGCGAGTTCACGAAGATGCTGGTCATTGGCATGACCGAGAGTGGTCGGCTCGTTGGAATTCCGACGCCGGAAACGCCGCTTGAACTGACCACCACGCCGTGGATGACGCGGGGCGGCTCATCGCGTCACAATCCCCGCTTTGACCAGGAATACTTCCAGCGCCACTTCTCCCGCGAGATCGCACTCGAGGAGCTTCACCAGAAGACGCTCGACGACCTGGACGCGGCGATGCAGGCCGGCAATTACGACGACGCACTCGTCTCGGCCGAATGGCTAGCCGAGTTCAACCCCGCCAATTCGGAATACCAGAGCAAGCACCGCGAGATCTGGATCCGCCGGAATATGATCATGCTGGCGCTGGCCGGATTGCTCGCCCTGGCGGTTGTGGGTCTCGTTGCCTACTTTGTGATTGGGTTCCTTCTCGTTCGCCGGTTGGAACGTCGCGCACGCGCGGCCGTGACAAAGGCGAAGTGGGACGAAGCGATGGTCATGTACGAGCGACTGCGCACCAAGAAACCAAAGAACCCGAAGATCATCGCCACGCTTGCACTGGTCTATACCTCGCGCAGTAACTACGAGCCGAAGACGATCGAGGTTTATCAGAAGGCACTCGCGCAGGATCCCGACAACAAGAACCTGCTGCACGCGTATGCACGTGCGCTGCTAAAGGATCATCGCTACACCAAGGAAGCCCACGACGTTTACGAGAAGGCCTTGAAGTCCTTCTCCGAACCGCCATTGTTGGAGTACGCTCTCGGCCTTTGCCTGAAGAACGAGGGCAAACTCGAGCAGGCCGGCAAGCGCCTCCGCGCCGCGTTGCGTGGCGGTCTTGCGAAGGATGAAGTCTACGCCGCGCTCTGCGATGTGTACCTGGAAATGGGCGTGCATTCCGCCAAGGCTCTGCCGGTCTACAAGCAGCAGTTCAATAACCGTCAGGAAGATGCCCGGTTCCTGCAGGCGTACCTGCAGTCCTGCATGGATGCGAAGCAGACAGACTCGCAGGTCGAGACGCTCTGTCACATGGTGCTCGACCTCGATCCAAAGTTTGTCCCGGCGTACTGCCATCTCGCGGCAATCTACTTGCAGAAGAACGAGATCGGTCGCGCGATCGAAGAAGTCAATCGCGCGAACGAAGTCGATCCGACCAGCGAGCAGGCGATCGCTCTGTTGGCGCATTGCTACATGTTGCAGGCGCGCTCGGACGAGCAGGCACTCGCCGCCTTCCGCAAGGCATTGAAGATGAACCCCAACGATTCCGAGATGTTGCGGATGGTCGCGGAGATCTACCAGAACGAGGGTCGTTACGACGCGGAGGCCGTGGACATCTATCATCGGTCCCACGAAGAGAATCCCGATGATGCTCCAACGCTGAAGGCATTGGCCGAGACCGCACGACTGACGAACAATCACGACCTTGCTATTCGCTCCATCGAAGCCCTGATTCATCAGGGCCAGGGCAATCCGGAACTCAACGCGCAGTTGGCGTACGCCTACATCGCGGAGGGCATTTACGAAACACGCGCCGAACGCATCTATCGCGAGGCACTGAAGGCCAAGCCCGACGACACGAAGTTGCTCGGCGCACTGGCCCGCGTTCTGATGAGTGAGAATCGCGATGATCCCGAGGCGATTCCGATCTACGAGCGCCACTTGCATGCGCAGCGCGACGACAAGGAAATCGGGACGCAGCTCGTTCGCGCGTACAATCGCAACAACCGCTACGACGACGCATTGAAGCTCGCGCAGTACTTGCTGAAGAAGGCACCGAACGACGAGGAACTGAATCGCCTTGTCGCCCTTTCCAGTCTGCACGGCAACAAGATTGAGGAAGCGGTCGCCGAGTATCAGAACATCCTAAAGCGCAACCCGAACGACAAGGAAGCGCAGGTGCACCTGGCGCTCGCGTACGCGCAGAAGGGCAAGTACGACGAGGAGGCCGGCGGTGTGATTCGCCAGGCGCTCGCCGTGCAACCGGAGAATGCCGAACTGCACCTTGCCATGGCGCGCATCTGCGTCGAAGGCAAGGACGCGCCGAAGGCCGTGGAGCATTATCAGCACGCCCTGAAGGCGCGGCCGGGCTCAGAGGATCAGTTAATCCGACACATCAACGCGGTGCTGGCGGCGCATCCCGAAGCGGCCCGCGTGCGCTGGTTCCTGTGCGAAGTGCTCGTCGCGTACGGTCACTTCCGCGATGCGCTGGACCAGCTCGCGACCATCTACGAATCCAATCCGAATCACGTGAAGAACATCCTGAAGGCGTTGGACAAGATCCTCGCCAAGGATCCGAAGAACGTCGCCGCGCTGGTCCAGAAGGGCCGCATGTTGATCGCGACGAACGACACGAAGAGCGCACGTGCAACGCTCGAGCAGGCCTACCAGTTGCAGCCCGGCAGCCCAGACGTGACGCGCGTCTTGTGCGAGGTCTACGAGGCCGCGCTGAAGGCCAACGAAGACATGGAAGTGCGCTTCAAACTGGGACGGATTTACTTCTCGAGCCAGGAGTACGACAAGGCGATCGGCTGTTTCCAGAAGACCGCACAGGACTATCGCTGGGAAGCCGAATCGACTAAGATGCTCGGCAAGTGCTTCACGGCGAAGGGTATGCTCGACCTGGCGCTGCAGGAGTACAAGAAACTCGTCGTCGACGACGAGACGAAGGAACTCCTCTACGATCTGGCGCAGCGCTACGAAGCGAAGAAGGACCTCGTTGGCGCCAAGACCGTCTATCGCCAGTTGTTCGCGGCGGACATCGACTACAAAGACGTCAAGACACGCTTCGAGATGCTGTCCGGTTCGACCAGCGATCCGATGGCGTTTGAGAAAACCAGCATTGTCCAGCAGATGAGCGAGGATGCGAAGCGCCGCTACGAATTGCTCGACGAACTCGGCCGCGGGGCCATGGGCATCGTCTATCGCGCACGCGACAAGGAACTTGAGGAAGTTGTCGCGCTGAAGATCCTGCCCGATTCGATGTCGAACAATCCGGAAGCCGTGCATCGCTTCAAAGTCGAAGCGCGTAATGCGCGCAAGCTCTCGCACCCGAACATCGTGCGTATCCACGACATCGGCGAGGAAATGGGCCGCAAGTACATCTCGATGGAGTACGTCGATGGCTCCGATCTGAAAAAGCGAATCAAGAGCGGCAAGAAGATGGAGCCGAAGGAGATTTATCACTACGCGATCCAGATCGCCGACGCGTTGGCCTATGCGCATCGCCTTGGCATCGTCCACCGCGATATCAAACCCGCGAACATCATGCTGACCACCGCGGACGAAATCAAAGTCACCGACTTCGGCATCGCGAAGATGCTCGATTCAACCGGCGAAGGAACGATGGTCGGCGCCGTGATCGGAACGCCGCTCTACATGTCTCCGGAGCAGGTGCAGGGCATCCCCGTCGACAATCGCGCGGACATCTACTCCTACGGCGTGATGCTGTACGAGTTCGTGAACAGCAAGCCGCCCTTTATCGAAGGCGACCTGGCCTATCAGCATATGCACCGCGATCCCGATCGCCCGGAGAACTGCTCGGACGAACTGTGGGCGATCATCGCGAAGTGTCTGGCGAAGGATAAGGACGACCGCTGGGCGAACGCCGACGAAATCGTCGAAGCGCTCCGCGACGCGCGCAAGGCATCAAGCGCCGTGTAA
- a CDS encoding FAD-binding oxidoreductase, whose protein sequence is MAVESLSWVHFPRAVEEIEAVYALARRTGKPIALRGAGRSYGDASIGEDSIVLDISKMNRIIDWNPETGRMEMEPGLAIGDLWKHIIPDGWWPPIVSGTMYPTIAGAAGMNIHGKNNFKAGTWGRHIIEFDILLPNGEHKTCSREQNSELFFAAIGGFGMLGCFTRFVMQMKKVRSGNVWVEAFNTYSLQEMVDEIEDRVDESDYLVGWVDCFPGGRSLGRGIVHQAGYTVEEDPRRLRESLQVAAQELPEHIMGVFPKSLMYLFLTPFVNDLGMRAINFAKFYSGILQPRGHRYYQSHAAFAFLLDYVPNWQWSYKPGGLIQYQSFVPKENAVRTHETLIRMSKAAGMPSYLGVFKKHIPDTDPFLIRHAVDGYSLAMDFRVTRSNRQRLWKLTHEMDRVVLDNGGRFYFAKDATMRPGTPARFLPKGNLEKFIALKNECDPENILQTDLSRRIFGKDFDR, encoded by the coding sequence ATGGCCGTAGAGTCCCTCTCGTGGGTGCATTTCCCGCGCGCCGTGGAGGAGATCGAGGCCGTGTACGCGCTGGCTCGCCGCACGGGCAAACCGATCGCCTTGCGCGGAGCGGGGCGCAGCTACGGCGACGCTTCGATCGGCGAAGACAGCATCGTTCTCGATATCAGCAAAATGAACCGGATCATCGATTGGAATCCGGAGACCGGCCGCATGGAAATGGAGCCGGGACTGGCCATCGGCGACCTGTGGAAGCACATCATCCCCGACGGATGGTGGCCGCCGATCGTTTCCGGCACGATGTACCCGACCATCGCCGGCGCCGCCGGAATGAACATCCACGGAAAAAACAATTTCAAGGCCGGCACCTGGGGCCGTCACATCATCGAGTTCGACATCCTGCTGCCGAACGGCGAACACAAAACATGCAGCCGAGAGCAGAACAGCGAGCTCTTCTTCGCGGCCATCGGCGGCTTCGGCATGCTGGGGTGCTTCACGCGTTTCGTGATGCAGATGAAGAAGGTTCGCTCCGGCAACGTGTGGGTCGAAGCATTCAACACGTACAGCCTGCAGGAGATGGTCGACGAGATTGAAGACCGCGTCGACGAGTCGGACTACCTCGTCGGCTGGGTCGACTGCTTTCCCGGCGGAAGAAGCCTCGGCCGCGGCATCGTTCACCAGGCCGGCTACACGGTGGAAGAAGATCCTCGGCGCCTGCGCGAGTCGCTGCAGGTCGCTGCGCAGGAATTGCCCGAGCATATCATGGGCGTCTTCCCGAAGTCATTGATGTACCTGTTCCTCACGCCGTTCGTGAACGACCTGGGAATGCGCGCGATCAACTTCGCGAAATTCTACTCCGGCATTCTGCAGCCGCGCGGACATCGCTACTACCAGTCCCATGCGGCGTTTGCATTCCTGCTCGACTACGTGCCGAACTGGCAGTGGTCCTACAAGCCCGGCGGGCTGATCCAGTACCAGAGCTTCGTGCCGAAAGAAAACGCCGTGCGCACGCACGAAACGTTGATCCGCATGTCAAAGGCCGCCGGCATGCCGTCGTACCTCGGCGTGTTCAAGAAACACATCCCGGACACGGACCCGTTCCTGATTCGCCACGCCGTGGACGGCTACTCGCTTGCGATGGACTTCCGCGTCACACGCAGCAATCGCCAGCGCCTGTGGAAGCTGACGCACGAAATGGATCGCGTCGTGCTCGACAACGGCGGGCGATTCTACTTCGCGAAAGACGCCACCATGCGCCCCGGCACCCCGGCGCGTTTCCTGCCAAAGGGCAACCTCGAGAAATTTATCGCGCTGAAGAACGAATGCGATCCCGAAAACATCCTGCAGACCGACCTGTCGCGACGCATCTTCGGCAAAGACTTCGATCGCTGA
- a CDS encoding SDR family NAD(P)-dependent oxidoreductase, whose protein sequence is MSTAQSRTSRHRPGRLWIRPRQTTFSSSSRSTGSPTCRTSSGFCSTAVASASSSPAARKSGTFGLPPTENLALTHPRGFGSCGRFPGAAGEEGPFWIEREELDFVKLREKCALVIGASSGMGAATARRLARRGYRVAMVARREEELGKIARQINKNAGAEVAFAFPHDVTNFDEVPGLFDEIVDKLGGLSLVVYTTGAMPKVEIDEYNFEKDRTMVEVNLLGMIAWLNQAADMFSRLQAGTIVGVGSIAGDRGRSGQPVYNTTKGAQAIYLEALRNRLSSRNVRVVTIKPGFVDTAMTAGMGNLLWMISADEAGRQIVNAAHRSRGTVYVPHRWKLVSWVIIHMPSFIFRRLGI, encoded by the coding sequence ATGTCGACCGCCCAATCCCGAACGTCACGGCATCGTCCTGGGCGACTGTGGATCCGACCCAGGCAAACTACGTTCTCTTCATCGAGCCGATCTACTGGTTCTCCGACGTGCCGGACCAGCAGCGGATTCTGCTCGACCGCCGTGGCGAGCGCATCAAGCTCGCCAGCCGCGCGCAAGTCTGGTACGTTTGGGCTCCCGCCAACTGAAAACCTTGCGTTGACCCATCCGCGGGGCTTTGGTTCCTGTGGACGGTTCCCTGGCGCTGCTGGGGAGGAGGGACCATTCTGGATCGAACGCGAGGAATTGGATTTCGTGAAACTCCGTGAGAAGTGTGCGCTGGTGATCGGGGCGTCCTCGGGGATGGGAGCGGCCACGGCCCGGCGCCTGGCTCGCCGCGGCTATCGCGTGGCCATGGTGGCCCGCCGCGAAGAGGAACTCGGCAAGATCGCCAGGCAGATCAACAAGAACGCCGGCGCCGAGGTGGCTTTCGCCTTTCCCCACGATGTGACCAATTTCGACGAAGTTCCGGGGCTGTTTGACGAGATCGTCGACAAGCTTGGAGGCTTGTCGCTGGTCGTCTACACCACCGGCGCCATGCCCAAGGTCGAGATCGACGAGTACAACTTCGAGAAGGACCGCACGATGGTCGAGGTCAACCTCCTCGGCATGATCGCGTGGCTGAACCAGGCGGCGGACATGTTCTCGCGCCTGCAGGCCGGGACGATCGTCGGGGTCGGTTCGATCGCGGGCGATCGCGGCCGCAGCGGCCAGCCCGTCTACAACACGACAAAGGGCGCCCAGGCGATCTACCTGGAGGCGCTGCGCAATCGGCTGTCCAGCCGCAACGTGCGCGTCGTGACGATCAAGCCGGGCTTCGTGGATACCGCGATGACGGCAGGGATGGGGAATCTGCTGTGGATGATTTCCGCGGACGAAGCGGGGCGACAGATCGTGAACGCTGCCCATCGCAGCCGCGGCACCGTGTACGTGCCGCATCGCTGGAAGCTGGTTTCCTGGGTGATCATCCACATGCCATCGTTCATCTTCCGACGGCTCGGAATCTGA
- a CDS encoding class I mannose-6-phosphate isomerase, producing MPLFPPTPFVLDPVFSPRPWGGQRLAVELGKALNTSEPIGESWELSDHPHGRSRIATGEFAGELFGDVLRRFPREMIGRTVAPERYPLLVKFIDADSDLSIQVHPDDGFAESRNERGKTECWYVMACAAGAEVIHGLRPGITPEELRAGAKDGRIEQMVARGSLEENDFLFVPPGTVHAILAGTLICEIQQSSDATYRLWDWGREPKRELHVEDALQVIGFNGPAQESRNLDIPGSFSDPITLTDNQFFRVRMVDVPAGQSLPVPPDTLDSGLIVVCVAGKVQLGTADGEIDLARGQTGYVPAICERDLSVKATNGPTRILLAESREL from the coding sequence ATGCCGCTCTTCCCACCGACACCGTTCGTCCTCGATCCCGTCTTTTCTCCCCGTCCGTGGGGCGGACAGCGGCTGGCCGTTGAACTGGGCAAGGCTCTGAATACGAGCGAGCCAATTGGTGAGTCCTGGGAGCTCTCAGATCACCCACACGGGCGATCCCGGATCGCCACGGGAGAGTTCGCCGGCGAGCTGTTCGGTGACGTTCTGCGGCGCTTTCCCCGCGAGATGATCGGCCGCACGGTGGCCCCGGAGCGCTATCCCCTGCTGGTCAAGTTCATCGATGCGGATAGCGATCTGTCCATCCAGGTACACCCGGACGACGGCTTTGCGGAGTCCCGGAACGAGCGCGGGAAGACGGAGTGCTGGTACGTGATGGCCTGCGCCGCGGGGGCGGAAGTGATCCACGGGCTGCGACCCGGAATCACGCCCGAGGAACTGAGGGCGGGCGCGAAAGACGGGCGAATCGAGCAGATGGTGGCTCGCGGATCGTTGGAGGAAAACGACTTCCTGTTCGTTCCGCCCGGAACGGTACACGCCATTCTGGCCGGGACGCTGATCTGCGAAATTCAGCAATCGAGCGACGCGACGTACCGGCTGTGGGACTGGGGACGCGAGCCCAAGCGCGAGCTCCACGTCGAAGACGCGCTGCAAGTCATCGGTTTCAACGGCCCGGCGCAAGAGTCCCGCAATCTCGATATCCCGGGCAGCTTCTCCGATCCAATCACACTGACGGACAACCAGTTCTTCCGCGTGCGGATGGTGGACGTTCCGGCCGGCCAGTCGCTGCCCGTCCCGCCGGATACGCTGGATAGCGGCCTGATCGTCGTCTGTGTTGCGGGGAAAGTGCAGCTCGGAACAGCCGATGGGGAGATCGATCTGGCCCGGGGTCAGACCGGGTATGTCCCGGCGATCTGCGAGCGCGACCTATCCGTCAAAGCCACGAACGGCCCCACGCGAATCCTTCTGGCTGAAAGCCGCGAGCTTTGA
- a CDS encoding AAA family ATPase gives MYLEHYGFDFEPFNITPDSRFLFLSRRHKEAMAALLYGIEQRKGFIALTGEIGSGKTTICRALLRELDRETIKLALILNPQLDGLELLQAINAEFGIAHDSTSKRKLLDTLNKFLLEQYEAGHNCVLVIDESQQLPPESLEQVRLISNLELEATKLIQIALVGQPELDEILHLPELEQLNQRITVRYHIEPLDFDEMSDYIDHRIKVANPTEPVPFHKKARRAIFNFSGGIPRKVNVVCDRALLVTFVAHDKEVSEEHALTAIQEVRGKRLSKRKTPGSTTNAPKHREELDTDEPDVPVAVGEGGSSARWIAVAVFLGLALIASAMIISGKNRNAVSPPPSNAAVAVPQPSPTPVPTLVPTPMPTPEPSPTPKPTPAPTPEPTASPTPEPSASPTPQPSETPTPKPSDTPTPKPSPTPSETPEATPAPTKAATPQPTPEPTPAPTPQPTELPTPQPSPTVEPTPVVEWSYDGAGIVRVRRPEFTYPAAVLTWLAEQGQTLPEAELARLRETDPAEVASLQLTEGRAPLYLREARLPARLDFLPNAMLPVLVQVDRQALEYGPWAVMTERANGMVTLKDPLRGQLQVSEAELIKHLAAIMVPYADPEGITGLQPMDSGPAVEALQRRLTAVSQYSGGITGVFDRKTEEALATYRQIKGLRGGPDVDPAIALALLKDSE, from the coding sequence ATGTACCTCGAGCATTACGGCTTCGATTTCGAGCCGTTCAACATCACGCCCGACTCGCGTTTCCTCTTTCTGTCGCGCCGGCACAAGGAAGCTATGGCGGCGCTGCTCTACGGCATCGAGCAGCGCAAGGGCTTCATCGCGCTGACCGGCGAGATCGGCTCCGGCAAGACGACGATCTGCCGTGCGCTGCTCCGCGAGCTGGATCGTGAGACGATTAAGCTGGCCCTGATTCTGAACCCGCAGCTCGACGGGCTCGAACTTCTCCAGGCCATCAACGCCGAATTTGGCATCGCGCACGACAGTACATCCAAGCGTAAATTGCTCGATACTCTGAACAAGTTTCTGCTGGAGCAATACGAGGCCGGCCACAACTGCGTGCTGGTCATCGACGAGAGCCAGCAACTGCCGCCCGAATCGCTGGAGCAGGTCCGCCTGATCTCGAACCTCGAGTTGGAAGCGACGAAGCTGATCCAGATCGCTCTCGTCGGCCAGCCCGAACTGGACGAGATTCTGCACCTGCCAGAGCTCGAGCAGCTCAACCAGCGCATCACCGTGCGCTACCACATCGAGCCGCTCGACTTCGACGAGATGTCGGACTACATCGACCATCGCATTAAGGTCGCGAACCCGACAGAGCCGGTGCCGTTTCATAAGAAAGCGCGGCGTGCGATCTTCAACTTCAGCGGCGGCATTCCGCGCAAAGTGAACGTCGTCTGCGACCGCGCCTTGCTCGTCACCTTCGTGGCGCACGACAAAGAAGTGAGCGAAGAGCACGCACTGACGGCGATCCAGGAAGTGCGTGGTAAGCGACTCTCAAAGCGCAAGACGCCCGGCAGCACCACAAATGCTCCGAAGCACCGGGAAGAACTCGACACCGACGAGCCGGATGTTCCCGTCGCAGTCGGTGAGGGAGGCTCGTCCGCACGGTGGATTGCCGTGGCCGTGTTCCTGGGACTGGCTTTGATCGCGAGCGCCATGATCATCAGTGGCAAGAATCGCAACGCCGTCTCGCCGCCCCCAAGCAACGCGGCCGTTGCCGTACCACAGCCCTCGCCCACGCCAGTTCCGACCCTGGTTCCAACACCGATGCCGACGCCCGAGCCCAGCCCGACTCCGAAGCCCACGCCGGCCCCGACGCCTGAGCCTACGGCCTCGCCGACGCCGGAGCCCTCGGCGAGCCCGACGCCGCAGCCTTCTGAGACGCCGACTCCGAAACCTTCGGATACTCCGACGCCGAAGCCTTCTCCCACGCCGTCGGAGACGCCGGAAGCCACACCGGCTCCCACAAAGGCAGCGACGCCTCAACCAACACCAGAACCCACTCCAGCTCCGACTCCGCAACCCACCGAGCTACCGACCCCGCAGCCATCGCCCACGGTAGAGCCTACACCGGTCGTGGAATGGTCTTACGATGGCGCCGGGATCGTTCGCGTGCGCCGCCCGGAGTTCACCTATCCGGCGGCTGTGCTGACGTGGCTGGCCGAGCAGGGACAGACACTTCCTGAGGCGGAACTGGCTCGGTTGCGCGAAACCGATCCTGCGGAGGTTGCGAGTCTGCAACTGACAGAAGGCCGGGCGCCGCTTTACCTGCGCGAAGCCCGATTGCCGGCGCGCCTGGACTTCCTGCCCAATGCGATGCTGCCGGTACTGGTACAGGTGGATCGCCAGGCGCTCGAGTACGGCCCGTGGGCGGTGATGACGGAGCGCGCCAACGGCATGGTCACGCTGAAGGACCCGTTGCGCGGTCAGCTTCAGGTCAGCGAGGCGGAGCTTATCAAGCACCTGGCGGCGATCATGGTTCCGTACGCGGATCCGGAAGGAATCACCGGCTTGCAGCCGATGGACTCCGGCCCGGCGGTTGAGGCGCTGCAGAGGCGACTGACCGCGGTTAGTCAGTACAGCGGCGGCATTACCGGCGTGTTCGATCGCAAGACCGAGGAAGCGCTCGCGACCTATCGCCAGATCAAGGGTTTGCGCGGCGGCCCGGATGTCGACCCCGCCATCGCCCTGGCACTGCTGAAGGACAGCGAATGA